The genomic interval GCCAGGCGCGGCCAGGGGCGCAGAACCGCCCCGCCAATACCGCAGGCCGGGCGCGTAACAATGCCTTCGATGGCGTGCGCTCGCCGTCGCGCACCAGCGCGCAGGCCAGCCGCGGCCGCACCAGCCAGTCGTTCGCCCAGCGGCCGAACGCATCGCGTGCCGCCGGGCACCCGATCTCCCGGCCCAGTGCGCCTGCACGCCGCGGGGGAGGTGGCCGTCGATGAACCGTCCATTACTCGGGGCATTGCTGCTCACTGCAGGCCTGGCCTGGTCATCCCTGGCCGCAGCGCAAGACGCTTTTCCGACACCGGAGAAGGCCGTGGAGGCCTTCGTCGCGGCGCTGGGCCAAGAGAAGGCGGATGAAGCCCGCCTGGCCCAACTGCTGGGCGATGACTGGCGTACCTACATCCCGCGTGGGGGTGTGCAACGCAGCGATGTGGACACGTTCCTGGAGCAGTATCGCGTGCAGCACAGCATCGACATGACGGCCCAAGGCAAGGCCATACTGGCGGTGGGCAGTGATCACTGGACGTTGCCTATACCCCTGAGCAAAAGCAGCCAGGGCTGGCGCTTCGACCTCAAGGCCGGCAGTGCCGAAATCCGCGCCCGGCGCATTGGCCGCAACGAACTGGGCGCCGTGCAGTCGATGCTGGCGTACCACGACGCGCAGATGGACTACGCCTCACAAGACCGCAACGGTAATGGTGCGCTGCAATACGCGCAGAAGATTTTCAGCGAGCCTGGCAAGCATGACGGCCTGTACTGGGACGATGAAGGTGATGGGCAGGTCAGCCCGCTGGGGCCGCTGTTCGGCCAGGATGTGGTGGGTGACGACTGGTATGGCTACCACTTCCGCATCCTCGGTGCGCAAGGCCCGTCGGCTCCCGGTGGCGCTTACAGCTACCTGATTGGCAACCAGATGAGCCGCGGCTTTGCCCTGATCGCCTGGCCAGCGAAGTATGACGACACAGGGGTGATGAGCTTCATGATCAGCCATGACGGCCAGGTCTTCGAGAAAGACCTCGGGCCACACGGGGACAGGCTGGCCAAGGAGATGAAACGCTTCGACCCGGATGACAGCTGGAAAGAGGTCGATACCACGGCGATCGAGTGAGCACGGCGCATCCCTGCGCCGCCGCCTTCAGTGCGCGCGCGCCGCGCGCACCTCGCGGGCGGTACACCCATAGCGCTGGCGAAAGGCCCGGGTGAACTGCGCCTGGTCGGCAAAACCCCAGCGAAACGCCAGTTGGCCGATAGACAGATGGCAGTGCGGGTCGCACAGCTGGCGATGCACTGCCTCCAGGCGCTGTTGGCGCACCCATTCGCCCAGGGTATAGGGCGTGATCGAGAACAGCTTGTGCAGGTAGCGCAATGACAGGCCGCAGGCCGTGGCGACGGCTTGCGGTGACAGGTCGGGGTCGCCGAGGTTTTGCAGCACGTAGTGCTCGACACGGGTCAGGTGCAGCGTGCTGAGGTTGGAGCCTTCACTGCCCAGCACCCGTTCGTCCTGCTGCAAGGCCAGCAGCAGGGTCGCACTGGCCTGCTCCAGCAGCAGGTGGCGGGCGGCTGCGGGGCTGGCGTCGAAGTGGCGCGCGCAGAGGTCCAGTTGCTCGACAAAGATGCGCCCAAGGCCTTGGCTGGCGTCGAAGCAGTGGCGGGTGTAGCGCTTGTGCCCGAGCAAGTTGGCCTTGAGCGCGCGTTCAGGCAGCTTCAGCACCCACAGGTCGTTTTCGGCCCGGTAATGGAAACGGTAAGGCGCGTCGCCGCGCTCGACGATGAAACCGCCTGGGCGGCAGCTCAATGGATGGCCATCCTGCTCGAAGTGCACCTCGCTGCGGCTGGGCACGGTGACCAGGTAGAACGCGTCAGTGTCCTGGCCGATGTGCGCCTTGCTGCGGGAATAGCCAAGCTGGCTGGAGCGCAGGCGTGACAGGCTCAGCGGCGTGCTGGGGGTGCTCCAGCGCTGCAGGTGGCCATTGAAGGGTTGCTCGGCGGCAAATTCCAAGCTCAAGGGGAAGTAGGTGTCGCTGATGGCTTCGGCCCAGCGCGCCTGGCGTTCGGGTTGCGGCCAGCCATGGGTCGACAGTTCTGTGGGCATGGGTTGTCCTTTTTCAAAGAGGGCAGCATTGAAAAAAGGAACTGCAGGCAAGCTACTCAAGCAGCTCT from Pseudomonas kermanshahensis carries:
- a CDS encoding DUF2950 domain-containing protein yields the protein MNRPLLGALLLTAGLAWSSLAAAQDAFPTPEKAVEAFVAALGQEKADEARLAQLLGDDWRTYIPRGGVQRSDVDTFLEQYRVQHSIDMTAQGKAILAVGSDHWTLPIPLSKSSQGWRFDLKAGSAEIRARRIGRNELGAVQSMLAYHDAQMDYASQDRNGNGALQYAQKIFSEPGKHDGLYWDDEGDGQVSPLGPLFGQDVVGDDWYGYHFRILGAQGPSAPGGAYSYLIGNQMSRGFALIAWPAKYDDTGVMSFMISHDGQVFEKDLGPHGDRLAKEMKRFDPDDSWKEVDTTAIE
- a CDS encoding helix-turn-helix domain-containing protein, coding for MPTELSTHGWPQPERQARWAEAISDTYFPLSLEFAAEQPFNGHLQRWSTPSTPLSLSRLRSSQLGYSRSKAHIGQDTDAFYLVTVPSRSEVHFEQDGHPLSCRPGGFIVERGDAPYRFHYRAENDLWVLKLPERALKANLLGHKRYTRHCFDASQGLGRIFVEQLDLCARHFDASPAAARHLLLEQASATLLLALQQDERVLGSEGSNLSTLHLTRVEHYVLQNLGDPDLSPQAVATACGLSLRYLHKLFSITPYTLGEWVRQQRLEAVHRQLCDPHCHLSIGQLAFRWGFADQAQFTRAFRQRYGCTAREVRAARAH